A single Symbiobacterium thermophilum IAM 14863 DNA region contains:
- the recN gene encoding DNA repair protein RecN, with translation MLVEIAIEQFALIDQVRLQFTEGMNVLTGETGAGKSIILDAVQAVLGGRTSPDVVRSGEERAVIEAVFDVSDAPETQEALQRLGVPVDEDGLLVIRREISRKGRGVIRMNGRTVTAGMLREAAQGLMDLHGQHEHQSLLQTDKHLDLLDQYGGSLLQDAAKPLELLDRYAGLDLAGMRARLAEVVEAIRGVQAELQELVGDERDRARREDLLRFQVEELRGARLRPGEEEELEAEHRLLANAERLRRTAGQSYALLYDGMAGQPSAVDLLGQVKAELEDALRLDPDLGEALEMVSQALVHAQEASHLLADYRERVDLDPERLAQVERRMDQLATLKRKYGDTVEEMLDYLARIEQELSRLEHSHELIAELKAREAELGREAEALAAALSEARQAAAARLGEQVARELADLGMPAARFLVSVERPPEPTYRDVTARGWDRVEFLFSPNPGEPVKPLAKIVSGGEMSRIMLALKAILARVDNVPSLVFDEVDTGISGRAAQAVGEKLARIAGDRQVLCVTHLPQVAALADRHFHIEKATDGSRTTTRCRVLSPEGRTEEIARMIGGAEVTQHTLAAARDLIRAAEEWKALQRGQAAPV, from the coding sequence GTGCTGGTCGAAATCGCGATCGAACAGTTCGCTCTCATAGACCAGGTGCGCCTCCAGTTCACGGAGGGCATGAACGTCCTCACCGGCGAGACCGGCGCCGGCAAGTCCATCATCCTGGACGCGGTGCAGGCGGTGCTGGGCGGGCGCACGTCGCCCGACGTCGTGCGCTCCGGGGAGGAGCGCGCCGTGATCGAGGCCGTGTTCGACGTGTCCGACGCGCCCGAGACGCAGGAGGCCCTGCAGCGGCTGGGCGTGCCGGTGGACGAGGACGGCCTGCTGGTGATCCGGCGGGAGATCTCCCGGAAGGGGCGGGGCGTCATCCGGATGAACGGGCGCACCGTCACCGCCGGCATGCTGCGGGAAGCCGCACAGGGGCTCATGGACCTGCATGGCCAGCACGAGCACCAGTCCCTGCTGCAGACGGACAAGCACCTGGACCTCTTGGACCAGTACGGCGGATCGCTCCTGCAGGACGCGGCGAAGCCGCTGGAGTTGCTGGACCGGTACGCCGGTCTCGACCTGGCCGGGATGCGCGCCCGGCTGGCCGAGGTGGTGGAGGCGATCCGCGGGGTGCAGGCGGAGCTGCAGGAGCTGGTCGGCGACGAGCGTGACCGTGCCCGCCGGGAGGATCTGCTGCGCTTCCAGGTGGAGGAGCTGCGCGGGGCCAGGCTCAGACCCGGCGAGGAGGAGGAGCTGGAGGCCGAGCACCGGCTGCTGGCTAACGCCGAGCGGCTGAGGCGGACTGCCGGGCAGTCATACGCCCTGCTGTACGACGGGATGGCCGGCCAGCCCAGCGCCGTGGACCTGCTGGGGCAGGTGAAGGCCGAGCTGGAGGACGCGCTGCGGCTCGACCCCGACCTGGGCGAGGCGCTGGAGATGGTCAGCCAGGCCCTGGTGCACGCCCAGGAGGCGAGCCACCTGCTGGCGGACTACCGGGAGCGGGTGGACCTGGACCCTGAGCGGCTGGCGCAGGTGGAGCGGCGGATGGACCAGCTGGCCACGCTGAAGCGCAAGTACGGCGACACCGTGGAGGAGATGCTCGACTACCTCGCGCGGATCGAGCAGGAGCTGTCGCGGCTGGAGCACAGTCACGAGCTGATCGCGGAGCTGAAGGCGCGGGAGGCGGAGCTGGGCCGCGAGGCCGAGGCGCTGGCGGCGGCGCTCAGCGAGGCCCGGCAGGCGGCGGCCGCGCGCCTCGGCGAGCAGGTGGCACGGGAGCTGGCCGACCTGGGCATGCCGGCCGCCCGTTTCCTCGTCTCGGTGGAGCGGCCGCCGGAGCCCACCTACCGCGATGTGACGGCCCGGGGCTGGGACCGGGTGGAGTTTCTGTTCTCCCCCAACCCCGGCGAGCCGGTGAAGCCGCTGGCGAAGATCGTCTCCGGCGGCGAGATGAGCCGCATCATGCTCGCGCTGAAGGCGATCCTGGCGCGGGTGGACAACGTCCCCAGCCTCGTTTTCGACGAGGTGGACACGGGCATCTCGGGCCGCGCGGCCCAGGCCGTGGGCGAGAAGCTGGCGCGCATCGCCGGCGACCGGCAGGTGCTGTGCGTGACCCACCTGCCGCAGGTGGCCGCGCTGGCGGACCGGCACTTCCACATCGAGAAGGCGACGGACGGAAGCCGCACCACGACCCGATGTCGGGTGCTCAGCCCCGAGGGGCGCACCGAGGAGATCGCCCGCATGATCGGCGGCGCCGAGGTGACGCAGCACACCCTGGCGGCGGCGCGCGACCTGATCCGGGCCGCGGAGGAGTGGAAGGCGCTGCAGCGCGGTCAGGCAGCGCCGGTGTGA
- the argR gene encoding arginine repressor, producing the protein MKARRQAKILELVRTRVIETQEELAAALAAEGIPVTQATISRDIKELQLTKVPMPDGRYRYALPEEPGAAAGERWRRIFREAVLTIDHSGNLVVIKSLPGTAQGVAAAIDHAGWPEMIGTVAGDDTVIVVVKPADATGEVAERLKGLMR; encoded by the coding sequence GTGAAGGCACGACGACAGGCCAAGATTCTTGAGCTGGTTCGGACGCGGGTGATCGAGACCCAGGAGGAGCTGGCCGCTGCGCTGGCTGCGGAGGGCATCCCCGTCACCCAGGCGACGATTTCGCGGGACATCAAGGAACTGCAACTCACCAAAGTGCCGATGCCGGACGGGCGTTACCGGTACGCGCTGCCCGAGGAACCGGGCGCCGCGGCGGGGGAGCGCTGGCGCCGCATCTTCCGGGAGGCGGTGCTGACCATCGACCACAGCGGCAATCTGGTCGTCATCAAGTCGCTTCCCGGCACGGCGCAGGGCGTGGCTGCCGCCATCGACCACGCGGGCTGGCCGGAGATGATCGGCACGGTGGCGGGCGACGACACCGTGATCGTCGTGGTGAAGCCCGCGGACGCGACCGGCGAGGTGGCCGAGCGGCTGAAGGGGCTCATGCGTTGA
- the xseB gene encoding exodeoxyribonuclease VII small subunit yields the protein MTQELSFEEAIQRLEQVVRELESGDLPLERGLELFQEGVALARHCTALLDRAEARIEQLLERDGGVETLPFEPE from the coding sequence ATGACGCAGGAGCTCAGCTTCGAGGAGGCCATTCAGCGGCTGGAGCAGGTGGTCAGGGAGCTGGAGAGCGGCGATCTGCCGCTGGAGCGTGGCCTGGAGCTCTTCCAGGAAGGGGTCGCGCTCGCGCGGCACTGCACCGCGCTGCTGGATCGGGCCGAGGCGCGCATCGAGCAGCTGCTGGAGCGCGACGGCGGGGTCGAGACCCTTCCCTTCGAGCCGGAATGA
- the xseA gene encoding exodeoxyribonuclease VII large subunit, producing the protein MESFALAESGRQLLTVRELTRYVKDLLDEDPLLRSVWVQGEISNFKWHHSGHIYFTLKDEVAQVKVVMFRSYANRLRFRPENGMQVIVQGNVTVFERDGVYQLYAAAMEPYGLGALHLEFEQLKRRLAAEGLFDEALKRPIPSLPRAVGLVTAPTGAAIRDMITVARRRFPGMRLVLAPALVQGPDAPESLIRALGLVARVPEVDVVIIGRGGGSLEDLWAFNDERLARAIRACPVPVVSAVGHETDYTIADFAADLRAPTPSAAAELVVPSRSELLGVVDGLRIRLSTAARRSVERRRIRLRALTERPVLQRPQGRVLQDRQRLDGLVRRLEYLGGSLLAARRRELGGLAGRLEALSPLAVLARGYAIARTEEGRVVKDAAQLQVGDRLDVLLHRGSVRCQVEEIRGDAGEGTR; encoded by the coding sequence TTGGAGTCCTTCGCTCTGGCGGAGAGCGGGCGTCAACTCCTGACGGTGAGGGAGCTGACCCGCTACGTGAAGGACCTTCTGGACGAGGACCCGCTGCTCCGGTCGGTCTGGGTTCAGGGAGAGATCTCCAACTTCAAGTGGCACCACTCGGGCCACATCTACTTCACCCTGAAGGACGAGGTCGCCCAGGTGAAGGTCGTCATGTTCCGCTCGTACGCCAACCGGCTGCGTTTCCGGCCCGAGAACGGCATGCAGGTGATCGTGCAGGGGAACGTGACGGTGTTCGAACGGGACGGCGTGTATCAGCTCTACGCCGCCGCGATGGAGCCCTACGGCCTCGGCGCGCTGCACCTGGAGTTCGAGCAGCTGAAGCGCCGGCTCGCCGCGGAGGGGCTGTTCGACGAGGCGCTGAAGCGGCCGATTCCGAGCCTGCCCCGGGCGGTGGGGCTGGTGACCGCCCCCACCGGGGCGGCCATCCGGGACATGATCACCGTCGCCCGCCGCCGGTTCCCCGGCATGCGGCTGGTGCTGGCCCCCGCCCTGGTACAGGGGCCGGATGCGCCGGAGAGCCTGATCCGGGCGCTGGGCCTGGTTGCCCGGGTGCCCGAGGTGGACGTGGTGATCATCGGCCGGGGCGGCGGGTCGTTGGAGGACCTGTGGGCGTTCAACGACGAGCGGCTGGCCCGGGCGATCCGGGCGTGCCCGGTGCCCGTGGTTTCGGCGGTGGGCCACGAGACCGACTACACCATCGCCGACTTCGCCGCGGACCTGCGGGCTCCCACGCCGTCCGCCGCGGCTGAGCTGGTGGTGCCCTCCCGTTCCGAGCTGCTGGGCGTGGTGGACGGGCTGCGGATCCGTCTGTCCACCGCCGCCCGCCGGTCGGTGGAGCGGCGGCGCATCCGGCTCCGGGCCCTCACCGAGCGGCCGGTGCTGCAGCGGCCGCAGGGCCGGGTCCTGCAGGACCGGCAGCGGCTGGATGGCCTGGTCCGGCGGCTGGAGTACCTGGGCGGCAGCCTGCTGGCCGCCCGGCGGCGGGAGCTGGGCGGTCTGGCCGGCCGCCTGGAGGCGCTGTCGCCGCTGGCGGTGCTGGCGCGCGGCTACGCGATCGCCCGCACCGAGGAGGGGCGCGTGGTGAAGGACGCGGCTCAGCTTCAGGTGGGCGACCGGCTGGACGTGCTCCTCCATAGAGGATCTGTGCGCTGTCAGGTGGAAGAGATACGCGGCGACGCGGGGGAGGGGACGAGATGA
- the dxs gene encoding 1-deoxy-D-xylulose-5-phosphate synthase, giving the protein MHLRDLTGPEQLKRLAPAELAQLAAEIRRVILETVATNGGHLAPNLGVVELTLALHIVFDSPRDKILWDVSHQSYVHKLLTGRLHQFHTLRQFGGIAGFTDPRESVHDHFHWGHASTSISAAVGMAKARDLAGDDYEVVAVIGDGALTGGMAYEALDHAGHDKTKVIVVLNDNSMSIAPNVGGISNYLARIRTGPSYQRVKHDVAEALRQIPLIGPQALELADRLKEGVKHLLVHNMFFEDLGFTYLGPVDGHNVSALVDVLRQARAYPGPTVVHVVTTKGKGVPYAEQLPDKFHGGGPFDVATGRTGPGSLTYSEVFGNVMCKLAAEDPRVCAITAAMPSGTGLSRFARQFPDRYFDVGIAEQHAVTFAAGLAKGGMRPVFAVYSTFLQRAYDQVIHDVALQNLPVTLAIDRGGLVEDGATHQGVFDVAYLRAIPNMVVMAPKDENELQHMLYTALCHDGPAALRYPRGKAQGVPLDETLQPLPIGRGEVMQEGADVALIGLGTMARVCQEAARLLAEKSISAMVINPRFVKPLDAELLLRAGREVGAVVTVEEACLAGGFGSAVLELYAAHGVNARVERMGIPDEFVDHGQPARYLERYGLTPEGVAQRAEALLLRMRSDLAAQPARRSRSVRRLSGAKAAGNGET; this is encoded by the coding sequence ATGCACCTGCGGGACCTGACCGGTCCGGAGCAGCTGAAGCGGCTGGCGCCCGCCGAGCTGGCCCAGCTGGCGGCCGAGATCCGGCGCGTCATCCTGGAGACGGTGGCGACCAACGGCGGTCACCTCGCCCCCAACCTGGGCGTGGTGGAGCTGACGCTGGCACTGCACATCGTGTTCGACAGCCCGCGGGACAAGATCCTCTGGGACGTGTCGCACCAGAGCTACGTGCACAAGCTGCTTACGGGACGGCTGCACCAGTTCCATACCCTGCGTCAGTTCGGCGGCATTGCCGGCTTCACCGATCCGCGCGAGTCGGTCCATGACCACTTCCACTGGGGCCATGCCTCCACCTCCATTTCCGCGGCGGTGGGCATGGCCAAGGCGCGCGACCTCGCCGGCGACGACTATGAGGTGGTCGCCGTGATCGGCGACGGCGCCCTGACCGGCGGCATGGCCTACGAGGCGCTGGACCACGCCGGCCACGACAAGACCAAAGTGATCGTGGTGCTCAACGACAACTCCATGTCCATCGCCCCCAACGTGGGCGGCATCTCCAACTACCTCGCCCGTATCCGGACCGGCCCCTCCTACCAGCGGGTCAAGCACGACGTCGCCGAGGCCCTGCGGCAGATCCCGCTGATCGGCCCCCAGGCGCTGGAGCTGGCGGACCGGCTGAAGGAGGGCGTGAAGCACCTGCTGGTGCACAACATGTTCTTTGAGGACCTGGGCTTCACGTACCTGGGGCCCGTGGACGGGCACAACGTGAGCGCCCTGGTGGACGTGCTGCGCCAGGCGCGCGCCTACCCCGGGCCGACGGTGGTCCACGTGGTCACCACCAAGGGCAAGGGGGTGCCCTACGCGGAGCAGCTGCCCGACAAGTTCCACGGCGGCGGCCCCTTCGACGTCGCCACCGGCCGGACCGGGCCCGGCAGCCTGACCTACAGCGAGGTCTTCGGCAACGTGATGTGCAAGCTGGCGGCCGAGGATCCCCGGGTGTGCGCGATCACGGCCGCGATGCCCTCCGGCACCGGGCTCAGCCGCTTCGCCCGGCAGTTCCCCGACCGGTACTTCGACGTGGGCATCGCAGAGCAGCACGCGGTGACCTTTGCGGCCGGCCTGGCCAAGGGCGGGATGCGGCCTGTCTTCGCCGTGTACTCCACCTTCCTGCAGCGGGCCTACGACCAGGTGATCCACGACGTGGCCCTGCAGAACCTGCCGGTCACCCTGGCCATTGACCGGGGTGGGCTGGTGGAGGACGGCGCGACCCACCAGGGCGTCTTCGATGTCGCGTACCTGCGGGCGATCCCCAACATGGTGGTCATGGCGCCCAAGGACGAAAACGAGCTGCAGCACATGCTCTATACGGCGCTGTGCCACGACGGCCCGGCGGCGCTGCGCTATCCCCGGGGCAAGGCGCAGGGGGTGCCGCTGGACGAGACGCTGCAGCCGCTGCCCATCGGCCGGGGCGAGGTGATGCAGGAGGGCGCCGACGTGGCGCTGATCGGCCTGGGCACCATGGCCCGGGTGTGCCAGGAGGCCGCCCGCCTGCTGGCGGAGAAGTCCATCTCCGCGATGGTCATCAACCCGCGGTTCGTCAAGCCCCTGGACGCCGAGCTGCTGCTGCGGGCCGGCCGGGAGGTGGGCGCGGTGGTGACCGTGGAGGAGGCCTGCCTTGCCGGGGGCTTCGGTTCCGCCGTCCTGGAGCTGTACGCCGCCCACGGGGTGAACGCCCGCGTGGAGCGGATGGGCATTCCGGATGAGTTTGTGGATCACGGCCAGCCGGCCCGGTACCTGGAACGCTACGGGCTCACGCCGGAGGGCGTGGCGCAGCGGGCCGAGGCGCTGTTGCTCCGGATGCGTTCCGACCTGGCGGCGCAGCCGGCCCGGCGCAGCCGCAGCGTGCGGCGGCTGAGCGGGGCGAAGGCGGCCGGCAACGGGGAGACCTGA
- the spoIVB gene encoding SpoIVB peptidase, with translation MSTREKWRRAAGLLLVVLILSVCATPEFRTFVSLPDHLRLPQGQAHELSLGIPFSTAVPTSGQGLAVQRSGSPLQLAAEQTGRYTLDVKLFGLIPIRRMTVDVVPEIRVVPGGHSIGVRLQSDGVQVVGFAAVEDEEGRVHHPGRAAGLQVGDTILAIDGRPVRGEDHAVHLFQEAGRRGREITLTVRRGDERLERTVKPVREKETGRWRVGLYIRDGASGVGTLTFYHPPTRKFGALGHVIAEGESRRPFQFAHGQITAADVVKIQKGRRAAPGEKITSHPDSGGRLGVIEKNTPFGIFGRLNSPLKNPLYEEPLPVAMASQVKEGPAEMLTVVDGQKIERFQVEIVRLIRQPTAEGKNMIVQVTDPRLLEATGGIVQGMSGSPIIQDGRVVGAVTHVFVNDPTRGYGVLIEWMLQEAGLLPAERNTEPNQSGLREDTLLPEVLSGRAVRGGGRRAGNVCVTSMCVYL, from the coding sequence ATGTCAACCCGGGAGAAGTGGCGGAGGGCCGCCGGCCTTCTGCTGGTCGTCCTGATCCTTTCCGTCTGTGCCACACCCGAGTTCCGCACCTTTGTTTCCCTGCCCGATCACCTGCGCCTTCCCCAGGGCCAGGCCCACGAACTCTCGCTGGGCATCCCCTTCAGCACGGCCGTGCCCACCTCGGGCCAGGGGCTCGCGGTGCAGCGGTCCGGGTCCCCGCTGCAGCTGGCCGCCGAGCAGACCGGCCGGTACACCTTGGATGTGAAGCTGTTCGGGCTGATCCCGATCCGGCGGATGACGGTGGACGTCGTCCCCGAGATCCGGGTGGTGCCCGGAGGCCATTCGATCGGCGTGCGGCTGCAGAGCGACGGGGTGCAGGTGGTGGGGTTCGCGGCCGTCGAGGATGAAGAGGGGCGCGTCCACCACCCGGGGCGGGCGGCCGGCCTGCAGGTCGGCGACACCATCCTCGCCATTGACGGGCGGCCCGTGCGCGGCGAGGACCACGCAGTTCACCTGTTTCAGGAAGCCGGCCGGCGGGGCCGGGAGATCACCCTCACCGTCCGCCGGGGCGACGAGCGGCTGGAGCGGACCGTGAAGCCCGTGCGGGAAAAGGAAACGGGCCGCTGGCGGGTCGGGCTCTACATCCGCGACGGCGCCTCGGGCGTCGGAACGCTCACCTTCTACCACCCGCCCACCCGCAAGTTCGGCGCCCTCGGCCACGTGATCGCGGAGGGCGAGAGCCGGCGGCCGTTCCAGTTCGCCCACGGGCAGATCACCGCGGCCGACGTCGTGAAGATCCAGAAGGGGAGGCGGGCCGCGCCGGGCGAGAAGATCACCAGCCACCCCGACTCCGGCGGCCGGCTGGGCGTCATCGAGAAGAACACGCCGTTTGGCATCTTCGGCCGGCTGAACAGCCCCCTCAAGAACCCGCTTTACGAGGAACCACTGCCGGTGGCCATGGCCAGCCAGGTCAAGGAGGGGCCGGCCGAGATGCTCACCGTCGTCGACGGGCAGAAGATCGAGCGGTTCCAAGTCGAGATCGTCCGCCTGATCCGCCAGCCCACCGCTGAAGGGAAGAACATGATCGTGCAGGTCACGGATCCCCGGCTGCTGGAAGCGACCGGCGGCATCGTGCAGGGGATGTCGGGCAGTCCCATCATCCAGGACGGCCGGGTGGTCGGGGCCGTGACCCACGTCTTCGTCAACGACCCGACGCGCGGATACGGCGTGCTGATCGAGTGGATGCTGCAGGAGGCCGGCCTCCTGCCCGCCGAGCGCAATACGGAACCGAACCAGTCGGGCCTCCGGGAGGACACGCTCCTCCCGGAGGTTTTGTCTGGGCGGGCGGTCCGCGGCGGTGGCAGGCGAGCTGGTAACGTTTGTGTAACATCTATGTGTGTATACTTATAA
- a CDS encoding polyprenyl synthetase family protein, with translation MRGEFQQYMAARRQQVEAALDRYTAGLDAPSRLVEAMRYSLLAGGKRLRPILTIAASELFGLEAADVMPGACALEMIHTYSLIHDDLPCMDDDDLRRGRPTCHKVYGEAMAVLAGDALLTQAFALMAEQAAVPRVGPARAVRAAAELAHAAGAEGMVGGQVEDLAWEGRQADEPQLRRIHSLKTGALFRAAVRMGGILAGAGEEDLDRLGRYATHFGLAFQIWDDVLDVTGDAALTGKGVGRDARLDKSTYVTLHGVEGARERAYQAVRLALEELEPFGGAGWVLRALAESVVDRVA, from the coding sequence TTGAGGGGCGAGTTTCAGCAGTACATGGCCGCGCGGCGGCAGCAGGTGGAGGCGGCGCTGGACCGGTACACCGCCGGGCTCGACGCGCCTTCCCGGCTGGTGGAGGCCATGCGGTACAGCCTCCTTGCCGGAGGCAAGCGGCTCCGGCCGATCCTGACCATTGCCGCGTCCGAGCTCTTCGGTCTGGAGGCGGCCGACGTGATGCCCGGCGCCTGCGCCCTGGAGATGATTCACACCTACTCGCTCATCCACGACGACCTGCCCTGCATGGACGACGACGACCTGCGCCGGGGCCGTCCCACCTGCCACAAGGTCTACGGCGAGGCCATGGCTGTGCTCGCGGGGGACGCGCTGCTCACCCAGGCCTTCGCGCTGATGGCCGAGCAGGCAGCCGTCCCGCGCGTCGGGCCGGCGCGCGCGGTGCGGGCTGCCGCGGAGCTCGCCCACGCCGCGGGAGCCGAGGGCATGGTCGGCGGGCAGGTGGAGGACTTGGCGTGGGAGGGCCGCCAGGCGGACGAACCGCAGCTCAGGCGGATCCACTCCCTGAAGACCGGCGCGCTGTTCCGCGCCGCCGTGCGTATGGGCGGCATCCTCGCCGGTGCAGGCGAGGAGGACCTGGACCGGCTGGGGCGCTACGCGACGCACTTCGGGCTTGCCTTCCAGATCTGGGACGACGTGCTGGACGTGACCGGCGACGCCGCCCTGACGGGGAAGGGCGTCGGCCGCGACGCCCGGCTGGACAAGTCCACCTACGTCACCCTGCACGGCGTGGAAGGCGCGCGCGAGCGCGCCTACCAGGCCGTCCGACTGGCGCTGGAGGAGCTGGAGCCCTTCGGCGGAGCGGGCTGGGTGCTCAGGGCCTTGGCAGAATCTGTGGTTGACCGCGTCGCCTGA
- a CDS encoding TlyA family RNA methyltransferase, with protein sequence MAGERLDVALVSRGHFPSRERAQEAIAAGMVRVNGRVITKPARKVDPGDAIEVTGDPIGYVGRGGLKLQGALDQFGIDPAGRVCLDVGASTGGFTDCLLRRGARRVYAVDVGRDQLHPSLRQDPRVVVMEETDIRSVAALPEPVELAAVDVSFISLTLVLPAVARLLAPAGQIVALIKPQFEVGPGGVGKGCIVRDPAQHRLAVDRVLRRAAELGLACVRVIDSPILGTEGNREFLAWFVPGANLAHREGAAVPDRE encoded by the coding sequence ATGGCAGGAGAACGACTCGACGTGGCCCTGGTCAGCCGGGGCCACTTTCCTTCCCGGGAGCGGGCGCAGGAGGCCATCGCGGCCGGGATGGTCCGGGTGAACGGCCGGGTGATCACCAAACCGGCCCGCAAGGTGGACCCCGGCGACGCCATCGAGGTCACCGGGGATCCCATCGGCTACGTGGGACGGGGCGGGCTGAAGCTGCAGGGCGCCCTGGACCAGTTCGGCATCGACCCGGCCGGGCGCGTCTGCCTGGACGTGGGTGCCTCCACGGGGGGCTTCACCGACTGCCTGCTGCGGCGGGGGGCCCGGAGGGTCTACGCGGTGGACGTGGGGCGTGACCAGCTGCACCCCAGCCTGCGGCAGGATCCGCGGGTGGTGGTCATGGAGGAGACGGACATCCGGTCGGTGGCGGCCCTGCCCGAGCCGGTGGAGCTGGCGGCCGTCGACGTGTCCTTCATCTCGCTGACGTTGGTGCTGCCGGCGGTGGCGCGGCTGCTCGCACCCGCCGGGCAGATCGTCGCCCTGATCAAGCCGCAGTTCGAGGTAGGGCCGGGCGGCGTGGGCAAGGGCTGCATCGTGCGCGATCCGGCGCAGCACCGGCTGGCCGTGGACCGGGTGCTGCGGCGCGCCGCTGAGCTGGGGCTGGCCTGCGTGCGGGTCATCGACTCACCGATCCTGGGCACGGAGGGGAACCGGGAGTTTTTGGCCTGGTTTGTGCCGGGGGCGAATTTGGCCCATCGGGAAGGAGCGGCGGTGCCGGACCGGGAATGA
- the folD gene encoding bifunctional methylenetetrahydrofolate dehydrogenase/methenyltetrahydrofolate cyclohydrolase FolD has protein sequence MTAGVIDGKQVAAQVQEEVAREVAALKAEGLTPGLAVVLVGDDPASKVYTANKERTAKELGMHSVLYHLPATTTQQELADLVMQLNRDPAIHGILVQSPLPEGLDMDAVIRLIDPRKDVDGFHPENVGRLWIGQDGLVPCTPAGVMRLLDAYGVDPKGKHAVVVGRSNIVGKPMAALLLQRHATVTICHSRTPDLAETCRRADILVAAVGRLQMITAEHVKPGAVVIDVGINPVPGFKKRIRGDVDFDSVQEVAGLITPVPGGVGPMTIAMLMANTVKAARMQTGR, from the coding sequence GTGACTGCAGGAGTGATCGACGGCAAGCAGGTCGCGGCTCAGGTGCAGGAAGAGGTGGCGCGGGAGGTGGCCGCCCTGAAGGCGGAGGGCCTCACGCCGGGGCTGGCGGTGGTGCTGGTGGGCGACGACCCCGCCAGCAAGGTCTACACGGCCAACAAGGAGCGGACGGCCAAAGAGCTGGGCATGCACTCGGTGCTCTACCACCTGCCCGCGACGACCACCCAGCAGGAGCTGGCGGACCTGGTCATGCAGCTCAACCGGGACCCCGCCATCCACGGCATCCTCGTGCAGTCGCCGCTGCCGGAAGGGCTGGACATGGACGCCGTCATCCGGCTCATCGACCCGCGGAAGGACGTGGACGGCTTCCATCCCGAGAATGTGGGCCGGCTGTGGATCGGTCAGGACGGGCTGGTGCCCTGTACGCCGGCGGGCGTCATGCGGTTGCTGGACGCCTACGGCGTTGACCCGAAGGGCAAACACGCGGTGGTGGTCGGCCGGTCCAACATCGTCGGCAAACCCATGGCGGCCCTGCTGCTACAGCGGCACGCGACCGTGACCATCTGCCACTCCCGCACGCCGGACCTGGCGGAGACCTGCCGCCGGGCCGACATCCTGGTGGCCGCTGTGGGCCGGCTGCAGATGATCACCGCGGAGCACGTCAAGCCCGGCGCCGTGGTGATCGACGTGGGCATCAACCCGGTTCCCGGCTTCAAGAAGCGCATCCGGGGCGACGTCGACTTCGACAGCGTCCAGGAGGTCGCCGGCCTCATCACGCCGGTGCCGGGGGGCGTGGGGCCAATGACGATCGCCATGCTGATGGCGAACACGGTCAAGGCGGCCAGAATGCAGACCGGCCGGTAG
- a CDS encoding NAD(+)/NADH kinase → MPKYALVINEDKPMAVTTGEEILQRLEASGAAVLLHPAAAGRLGRPDLAAPEGPAWGEVDMLIVLGGDGTLIRAVQRVAPYGVPVLGINTGHLGFLTAMESGDALAELDRVLAGSYLLEERMMLEATVVRDGLALATMPALNDAVISKGPRARMVHLEVSVGETVVARYRADGVIVATPTGSTAYSLSAGGPVVEPTVDCLLVTPICPHTMSARSIVVGADVALAIRVAASPGEVGLSADGSDPFPLLPGDVVRVGRAPYTARLVRLPGYRFYDVLRQKLSGT, encoded by the coding sequence ATGCCCAAGTACGCCCTCGTCATCAACGAAGACAAGCCCATGGCCGTAACGACCGGGGAAGAGATCCTGCAGCGGCTCGAGGCGAGCGGTGCCGCCGTCCTGCTTCACCCCGCGGCGGCCGGCCGCCTGGGCAGGCCCGACCTGGCCGCGCCCGAGGGGCCGGCCTGGGGCGAGGTCGACATGCTGATCGTACTGGGCGGCGACGGCACCCTGATCCGGGCGGTGCAGCGGGTCGCGCCCTACGGCGTGCCGGTGCTGGGCATCAACACCGGCCACCTGGGGTTCCTCACCGCCATGGAGAGCGGCGATGCCCTGGCGGAGCTCGACCGGGTCCTGGCGGGGAGCTACCTGCTGGAGGAGCGCATGATGCTGGAGGCGACGGTGGTCCGGGACGGGCTTGCCCTGGCGACCATGCCCGCGCTCAACGACGCCGTCATCTCCAAGGGTCCCCGCGCCCGGATGGTGCACCTGGAGGTCTCGGTGGGCGAGACGGTGGTAGCCCGTTACCGGGCCGACGGCGTCATCGTCGCGACGCCGACCGGGTCCACCGCGTACTCGCTCTCGGCGGGCGGGCCCGTCGTCGAGCCCACGGTGGATTGTCTGCTGGTCACGCCGATCTGCCCCCACACCATGAGCGCCCGCTCCATCGTGGTGGGGGCTGACGTCGCGTTGGCGATCCGCGTCGCGGCCAGCCCCGGCGAGGTGGGCCTCTCGGCGGACGGGTCTGACCCGTTCCCGCTGCTGCCCGGCGACGTGGTCCGGGTGGGCCGTGCGCCGTACACGGCGCGGCTGGTGCGGCTTCCGGGCTATCGCTTCTACGATGTGCTGCGGCAGAAGCTGTCCGGCACGTAG